From Xylanivirga thermophila, the proteins below share one genomic window:
- a CDS encoding GTP-binding protein: MAKAKYERTKPHINIGTIGHVDHGKTTLTAAITTVLS; encoded by the coding sequence ATGGCAAAGGCAAAATATGAGAGAACAAAACCACATATAAACATAGGGACAATAGGTCACGTAGACCATGGTAAGACTACATTGACAGCAGCAATAACCACTGTATTATCAG